The genomic region ttgccctGTTGTCTTTTTGGATTATCTGCTCTGTGTTTTGACCCATTGCTTGTTTTATGGATTATGATTCTGAATTGCACCAATAAAAGCTGCATTTGGACTCTCAACCTGTGTCTCTGAGCAGGTTGTGACAATCTTAATGAGCACAATTACTTGTAATTTATTTGCGTTTTGGACCGTTTTCCCACTGTTGACCAGATGCTAACAGATGCATTTTTGAACCACACCACGGCTGCACAATTTGGGGAAAATTTTTTACTGCGATTgttctggggggaaaaaaataataattaattgcgatttaaaatgtgatttctgtgagtttacatcttgaaattttgactttttttgtctcagaattgtgagatataaacttgcagttgtgagttataaagtcagaattgagtgatataaacttgcaattgcatgttTTAAAGTGAGAATTTCtcagatttttttcttgaaattgcgagtttatatctcgcatttctgacttcttttctcagaattgtgggatataaacttgcaattgcgagttataaaatccaattctgaggaaaaaaagactaacttttttctcagaattgcgagtttacatttcacaattatgacaaaagccgtcagaattgcaagatatgaactcaaaattgtgagataaaaagtcacaattatcttttaaattgttttcgCTTTCGtggaggaaacaagcttccatagtgaGACATATTGCGATTTCGGATTTAATTTGATCagttgtgcagccctaaatgCAACTGAGAATTCACATTTTAAACATTCACCTGTTGATTGGTGATTCCCCATCAGAGTCcatttgcaaaaaaaacacCCTAATGCAAGCACTTGCATTGTGCCATTTGTTATTCCCCCTTGTGAAGTAAAGGAAGCAACTGTTGATCTGTTTCATTAAGTGTGCTTCAATCAGAGTTTAATCCCTTTTAATTGGGAAAGCTTCTCCCCAGGCACTGACAGAGAGTGTGAAAGTTAGACTCCTCCAACAGGCGTCAATGGAGGTTGCCAGATCTGCATAAAAGGGCAGCTTCTTCCCGGAGAGCTCAAACACCTGCGGAAGCATCAAAGGATTAAATAAACGGTCGAAGATGAAAGGTACAGAACCACCTGAACCCTGGGTGCGTGGTGAGATGCATAACATGGCCTTTCTGTGGTTAGAACACACAAACACGGGCATGAGTAAACACACGTGCACAAACATCCACGTGCACCTAACGTATGGGAAACACAGAGAGTACGCTTGTAACTGTTTTCTGTGAAGCAAAAAATGTTGTCTGTCAAACTCCAGAACAGACAAAAGATATCATAAAAGAACTCCATATATGGAGGTCATGCACATATCTCAAAAGAAAATTAATCTTTATTCACATGATACTCCTCTCCACCAAAGCTCTCCATGTTAATCTGTTCCTGTAAGactattattacatttcttttattttatatcttgACAGACCTGTTCTTGTTTGGAAGAGTTGCATGAAGATTCTTCAAAGCTTGATGTGAAGATGCATaagtaatgacagaatatttTTGATCTCTTTTTGCCATGCAACCAAAGGGATtgacaatgatatttaaatgttgCACTGTTGCACAAGATGTTCTTCTCGCGCTGAATTTAAATTTGCATCACACTAAGATGTTTTGCGTCATCTGCAGCTCAGAGACGAAGATGTGGAAAATGTTATGGAATCTTGTGACAACTCATGGACCATGAATATTGCTCATCTGAGAAGAAGTAAAACAGACAACATGGCTTTTAAAAAGTTCAAACCCACTGACACTTCAATGCCTGCCATTTTAGGATGGACTTCAAAGACTGTGAATTAATGGAGGGAGGCGTTACAGAGCAATTCTACTGCCAATTACAGTTTATACCAGCTAGACATCGACACACGCTTCACTTACTATCGCCTTCATCCTTTCCGTCAGATTAAGATGAACATCAAAAGACTATAAATCAGTCATTTACTGTTAAATCATAATCTTTACCAATTAAACATTGgcttaataacattttaataatgtcttCAATGAATGCTTGACTGGTATAAGACAATATGTACGAATATTTGGCATGTAAATTTATTGTAATGAGGACGGGCTCCAGCTGAGTCTGGTTCAATCAAGGTTTTTTCTCcctaaaaattttttttttttttttttccttggcATAATTATATTTGGCTCAttcacaattaaaaaataattttctgtaaagctgctttgaaaatgtgtttatgtgaaAGTGAAACAAATGTAGGCTACTTGTTTTGTGGTGGTCAATAACAATGCTAATCTTTACAATGCTAAATtttcttttgcttttaaatgcttATTTCAATCCCCAAACCAATATACAACAAAAAGaggtttttaaaacattgttaaTATGCATTCCATGTGGAATTTTATAAATTCCAAATGTGTTTGCAAAGACATTTCTGTGAATTCATTAATGACCGAATAATGTCATCAGGGTGTAATTTGTCTTTATGGTAACCATATTTCCACCAAAATACTGTAGTTAGTTACTACCATAACATAGTAACTGGTTActgatgttattttttattttattttttttagatatgATAAGATGTTCCATTTCTACTGGCAGCTGGTTTTACGTGGTTTCTCGTTGGAACGAGATGGTCATTTATGGTCCTGTTTAGAGCTGGAAGACCACcttttcactctaaaaaataatgcaattatGCAacagtttgcataatatatatattattttttttgagttatgacaactttaaGTGAATTTACATTCAACCAGCAGGCTACattgagttagaggaacttaataatttgtagcataaacacaaatttttaagtttattactcaaaaaaaaaaaaagtcgctcCAACTAGAGTTGTGTTAAGGCAGGTAGACGAAGACGAACAGGTCAATATCAAAATACTCTACGTTTAATGAATACAATTCAAACGGGCAGACAGGCAGGGACAACACAACTTAGTATAACGGTGCTCGGACAAAGACTGAGTGCACGGGAGGAACTTAATTAGCAAACATAACAAGGGTAATTAATAGGACACAGGTGATACAAATGAACTAATGAGGAGcgggaaaacagaacaaaggaaCACATGATGAGTGTGACAAACTGAAAGtctatacacagcaaaatccccagtgttaaatgaacacccaaagtgtacatatgactccatcttgccgggtgttaaaaagtaacactgaagcagtgttaaagttaatgagataattgattgatgattgagtgatgattgacaattagtggagacacctgatgataataagcagaatcattgaaggaaagagagaaaaatggtgttaattaatgttttatgaatgtttcatttcaagtcaccatgaaagaggtcagcgtttgctttagttgggctcttgactctttaccttttattattaattgttctctggctgctccaactttgtgtttgtaaagcacatttgttatggtcagagaaAATATGATACAGTCACAATATAATTTgatgactttttttgttgtttagagtctaaatctctgactgtgtgcttgatgtgtagctttagtgttaatgattgtagtcctgtgaatttacagcttgagatccaacaacagtatgacttttttttttttttttttttttaagaacaaTAGATTATGAACTGAAGCGTCagtttttaaacacacacagacatcaagaatcagcatctgattctcaagaacggtgacgataaataaatacaaaatactgacaaacagatcaactctgaacatcacaaaacaagctactgtcacaacaaaacaacagaaaaataaagcaaacatgaacaatctacgaaaattacaggacaattcagctgcataatttattcatgcagcaatgcatgatgggagccatggatgagttttgattggtggctcccatcatgcactgcaacatgaagcactttgtttgattgtcaccattgttgagggtcatacgctgattcttgatgtctgtgtgtgtttcaaaaAACCCTTCAGATTGTAAAAGCTCTGCTAGATCTCAAGCGGTAACAGATTTactataaagaaataatataacctctatatcaccagttaatactggatgtcaccaatgaatctggccatttcacaatgagaaaacacaaccattatgactgtgattctcaaagcattgtaaacctaaattgatcaactttggctcacagcacttttgggaaacacagctcagatcatagtttctctggccataacaaatgtgctctacaaacacaaagttggagcagccagagataaattgatgttaataaatagagtcaagagcccaactaaaggaaatgcttttcaccatcatggtgacttcaaactaaactttcattaaaacattaacatctaaacatctgttcattctcaataagagcttttgttgatgtatgacagaaatcaaatcaaactggttaataataagtgtaataatgtttaatggctggaagtcagttgtagttgttgtgtctctctttttctcttgttgtttcttcagtgattctgcttattatcatcaggtgtctccactaattgtcaatcttcactcaatcatcaatcaattatctcagtaactttaacactgctttagtgttactttttaacacccggcaagatggagtcatatgtacactttgggtgttcatttaacactggggataTTGCTGTGTAataatgaaactaaaacaaCATAACTGTGGCAAGTTGTAGCCCTGGAACcaattatgctgccttcacatgctcttGGAATTATTGTAAATATGAGTTTCCTTGGTAAAAAAATGCATATCAGCGTCCTCTCATGTCGAAACTTATAGAAGTGGAAATTATAAAATTTCCTATAGCATATGAAGGCAGCattaaagggttcacccaaaaatttaaattctgtcattaattactcaccctcaagtcgttccacacccgtaagaccttcgttcatcttcggaacacagaggcctgcattgacagccagttaatttacactttcaatgcccagaaagctactaaaacatatttaaaacagttcatgtgactacagaggttcaaccttaatgttatgaagcaacgagaatactttttgtgtgccaaaaaaacaaaatagcgactttattcaacaatatgatgggcgatttcaaaacactgcttcatgaagcttcgaagtttgcaacttaaaaggtttaattaaaacaataaattagaatttttaacttgcaaccatgcatttatttaagttgtggtaacagatcccctgaattactttttagagtGCTGGACTAGGATCTAGCAGGACCATAAATAAACCAtaattaaatagtaataataataatatctataTACTATTaatatctatatatttttttaattcaattgcAGTAAacacatataaatgtatattttatgtaaatttgtCGCTGAAATTAAATGCAATGCTTAATTTCTTTATCACTTTTCAAACTgctttacagattttttttaacctcAGTTTCAGTGAACACATATCAatgtatattttacataaattcGTCGCTGAAATGAAATGCAATGCCTCGTTTTGTTCAGaagtcatatttaaaataggTATTTCTGATGCATCAAACCTCAAAGGCTGAGACGATAAAGCATTCATCAGTTCCAAATCTTTTAAAACTATCCCACCTTTGCATGTTTCTCTATTCATTTAAGCAGCAGCATGTGGCAGGAGCAGCATCTCCAGACGTCTGTCATATGAGACATGACTGCGCGTCACCGCTATTTTGGACACTTTGGATGGAGTGCAGGAGGATGCGCACGAGGACGCGCCAGATCTATACTTGATAGTGGAATAAATATATGTCTCAGACCAAAGTCTAACTGTTTAAGAAGGATATCGCATTAAGTTTATCATGGCTGTTCCTCAGAGTGGCTCAAACGTAACGCGTAATTACACGAATCAGTTCGTGCAGCCGCCGTGGCGTGTCGCGATCTGGTCGGTCGCGTACAGCTCCGTGCTCGCGGTCGCCGTGTTCGGAAACCTCATCGTTATTTGGATCATTTTGGCTCATAAACGGATGCGCACCGTTACCAATTATTTCTTGCTCAACCTGGCGTTCTCCGACGCCTCGATGGCCGCCTTCAACACGCTCATCAACTTCATTTACGCCACGCACGGAGAGTGGTACTTTGGAGAGGTCTACTGCAAGTTCCACAACTTCTTTCCCGTGACCGCCGTGTTTGCCAGCATTTACTCCATGACAGCGATTGCAGTCGACAGGTAAGACTGTTTATGATCAGTTATAGCATTCTGAtcatacagtattttaaaagtGATGCCATATAAGAACCATTTTTGTTTCCCTAAAGAACATTTCAATGAAAACAAGAGTTCTTGAAAGAACCATTTTATTTCTCAgtgtaaagaacatttttccactataaagaaccttttgtggaatagAAAGGTTCTacagatgttaaaggttctacatggaaccatcgatgccaataaagaaccgtTATTTTTAAGGGTGTAGagcaaaattaaaatgtctatGCATTTTCCAGACTGCTCTTTATGCTCTTCTTATGTTTATTCAGGTCTCTTCTGAACTTAAGAAAAAATAATCTGAGAACTATTGAATACTGTATTCAGGTCCAGTTAATCTATAAAATCTGTATTAAAATGTGTGTGGGAGAGAGATTGAGAAAATGTTATGAGTGCAACAAAAATGGAAACATAAGGCTtgaaaatgcttttaaaagTCAAAGTGAGCTTTTTAGTAGatacaattatttttcaaatctatgcattattatataaataatcaaTATATCGTTCacaatactgtattttttagcTGTTTGGTATTTCGTAtgaatactgtatataaaaggTATGAACCGGCCTCTGTAAAATGCTTTACAAAATGGTAATTAAATCAGTTACATTAAGTGCTATTGTGGCAAGGAGTTTACAATGATTGGATATTGAATCTTTAGCACTAGGAACTATGACAACCCAAcctcactctaaaaaatgctgggttaaaagcaacccaagttgggttgaaaatagacaaacccagtgactgggttgttttaacccagcagttgggttaaatgtttggaCAACCTGCtggacagttttatttaacccaactactgtttaaaaaatactatatggctggctaaaaatgaacccaaaatcagacacataattactagaggaaacaataataatcaaaaggtgaacctttattaataagcaatttaataaatgtttatttccagcatactttgggttaattttaagcaaacaatacagcaatttttacacaatagttgagttaaataaaacaggtTGGGCAATCATTTAACCCagccgctgggttaaaacaacctaattggcgggtttgtccattttcaacccaacttgggtcgTTTTTAACCCATGCAGTGTTTTTTAGAGTGCTATCTGGCTCGTGCGTTTTACCTGACATCACCCTTCTTTTTGTGAGAGTTTTTTAAAAAGGAATTCATATCAAGTAATCATTAAAGTCTAGAAAAGTCATGGGAAGAAGGTGTGAGAACCCTATGGATTAGTGATGAAAAACTGGCCTGCAAAGAGAGGCTCTTAAGGACAACCAGTGAAggcttctttctttctcttccaGTTGTATATTTACAGAATTATGCAGATTACAGCGATACAATAATGTACATATCCTTGTGCAAGCAACATTCATAGCACCCAGTTAGTCATGAATGCATCTAATGAGATGAGATCTTTGATACTGATCTGCATGATCCAGGGCATAGGGGGGCTTTTCCTTCATTAAAAGATTACAAGCTCAGTCTGTGGCTGTGTAGGAGCCAGAGAACATCAGTTCATCTTAACTCTACGTAATCTTTCAGCACGCGCAAATGTGTTCATGTCCATATGCTGGCTCAATGTTTTGTACCTATTATCAAAAGGTTATTCTTTTTTAGGTTAAAGGTTATTCAAGAAAAAgggaaagttattttgattaaagattatgaggcatgtgaattaaaaaaaataatgatgtgcacagataaatcattgaaaataaatactgcaatgttccataaaaaataagaattgcccatttttatttcatggtgtcttTAAGGCAAGAAACCACAGGTGAAAAGGGTGAAATATATGTTCCAAGATGAttaattatattcagaattgcaaaaataattacAAGTTATTTCacagttatatttatttatgcaaatAATGGATTATATgataaaacatgcatttatttgcatacatttccaggACAGAAATCTTGGATAAAGCCTGGTTCAAAattcttgtttcattttgttgacatattagaatTGGATTTTGCATATCTCTTTTTGAAGAATTGAAGTACAGTCTTTACGGTGGCATGTACTGTATAAAGGTCTCAGGTCTGtaattttcacaactttcagCTTTTAACTGTTTAATGGAGTTTGaccacttttgatttttttttttcgaaaaaaGACGTTTTGTCAGTTGAACAATCAGTATGTTAAACAACCAGTGTTgggaaaattacttttaaaagtaatcctCTACAATATTGCGTtgctccctaaaaaagtaactaattgcagtACTTTtgatgaaaagtaatgcgttacattattTTTGCGtcactttttctcacctgggctgggcatgcttgtttgctttttaataacaacaaaaaagttctattttttggcaaaagttaaggccctttcacaccaaacgTGAAATGAAGAAGCCTCAGGCTGAGGGAAAAGCATATTCACTCCTGAACAGTAGAgggtgcagctcaaacaaaccttttagctgtgctgccattctggatcgcagaagaataggatacaggagaaggaagttcaacactattatttctaaatctaatctaaagtaatttttgcttattagtatggttgaattagatcattgaaggtcagcagcaaagacattaaaaacttgcattacttatttgaaaaagtaacagatattttgttgtaaattgaaaaagtaacgtgttactttactagttacttgaaaaagtaatctgattacataactcaagttacttgtaatgagttacccccaacactgttaaACAATCCATTAAATGTACTGTATTCTATCAACATGGCGCTACCCTGACTAACGTctataaatcagaaaatactgtcaacagccagaaaaaaacaCCATGTTTTTCTTTGTGCAGGTACATGGCCATTATTCACCCTCTGAAGCCTCGCCTGTCAGCCACCGCTACTAAAGTGGTGATTCTCTGTATTTGGGCCCTGGCGGTGATTTTGGCTTTCCCGCTGTGTTTCTACTCTACCACGAGAACTATGCCTCGCAGAACCGTCTGCTACGTTGCCTGGCCGAGACCTGCTGAGGATTCGTTTATGTAAGAGATTTATTTGTTCCAAACTAAAGTTTCCAATCAGTCACTAATGAGGTGGATTTCACTCAGCCTTAGAATCGCATGTGTTGACAGCAACACGATGATTTGGCATTGCCTGATTGGCTTTTCTTCTGCTTGATTGTAATTTCTGTACAGCCTTCACTTCTCAAGCCCTGCTTCCACTCCTCAAATATTGGTAATGCTCTTCCTGGCTTTACACTTCCTCCTATCTTTACACAAAGTGCCATCTGCCAGTGAGGCGAGAAACACTGAAAACCAAACACATTACCTATTTACCAGTGGCCAAATGGTGTGTGAGAAGTGTAAACAGTCATTCTGACTCACAATCTAAATTTGTTGTCTAAATATCCAACCCGAGCATTAGGTACTTGGTTTTATCATTTGGTGATCATAACAGCCACTTGTTTTTCACAACGGCTTCCTCTCCTCTCACCTGTGCAGGTATCATATCATAGTAACGGTGCTGGTGTACATGCTGCCCCTAGTGGTGATGGGTATTACCTACACTATAGTCGGGGTGACACTTTGGGGAGGAGAAATTCCTGGAGATTCATCGGACAATTATGTTGGACAACTGCGTGCTAAAAGGAAGGTAAGCGGACGTAAAATTTGTCCCACGGTTTTGGGGTCTTGGCAACccctcttagcaacgtaaactgtttgttctcaattgatattgttcattgaagcttactgtattatgtagaagagtattgtgagaaagagactaagtttattacctgcattcagatttagcattttccttcaggtcagtcctatgttcataataaaaaatatgtttaaaggtgccctcgaatgaaaaattgaatttatcttggcatagttaaataacaagagttcagtacatggaaatgacatacagtgagtctcaaactccattgtttcctccttcttatgtaaatctcatttgtttaaaagacctccgaagaacaggcaaatctcatcATAACACcgtctgttacgtaacagttggggtgtacgcccccaatatttgcatatgccagcccatgttcccaacattatgaaaggcattagacaagggcagccagtattaatgtctggatctgtgcacagctgaatcaacagactaggtaagcaagcaaggacaatagcgaaaaatggcagatggagcaataataactgacatgatccatgatatcatgatatttttagtgatatttgtaaattgtctttctaaatgttttgttagcatgttgctaatgtactgttaaatgtggttaaagttaacaTCGTTTcttacggagacaagagccgtcgctattttcattattaaacacttgcagtctgtataattcataaacacaacttcattctttataaatctctccaacagtgtagcattagccgttagccatggagcacagcctcaaattcattcagaatcaaatgtaaacaatataacagtatacaatactcacataatccgacgcatgcatgacgaacactttgtaaagatcgaTTTGagggttattttagctgtgtaaactttgtttatgcactgttcaaggcaagcgcgagctccgtgggcgtggagcacgagaattaaagggccagtagccctggatcggctcatttataatgatgccccaaaataggcagttaaaaaaatgaattaaaaaaaatctatgtggtattttgagctaaaacttcacagacacattcatttttaaaaaaagttctaggtcACCTTTAAATGTCTGCTtcaatatcttgtccttttaacagttaaggggttttcctgtGACtaacagcgctagtcaaagcatttatcAGTTGTGTCTTgctcacaacaattcagtcttttcaatgtaaaagtctattttactgactgacacactcataaagacagtctttgccgccctctaatggcgtaataatgtaacttcagTTGCTGTTCTCGGTCAGGGGcatttttttccggcggaaggaaagcttttagtgaaagttcacttcatgaaagttgcattgatacatatttttggctttaatatttatattgtgtggtaaccgttttataaaagcaataaggtactcggagctagtgctgtatcatgaataagtcacggctgaagagGTTGCAGGCACTCCACTTcacgtcgtgcctaacaacgcccttcacctgtgacttattcacgatacaggacagcctctcgtaccttattgcttacttaaaagtgtctaatgtgagtttgaatatcattttgtaTGTCTTTTATAGCTGTACTGAAGGCAACAAATTAATCTCAGATcgtcaaaataaatacaaataaacaagaATGTTCAAACTGTCGACTCATTGTGAACagacaagtgtattctatgacaaaaattgtttaataatgttaaaatgatgTAATATTCATGAATTTGATTATGTACTTATCCATTTTGTTGCGCGTGCTTGCAGATAGAGACGTGCATAGAGCATAGGCGGGGTGGgatatattttctctttttgtcaAAAAACGTAATTCAATTCACCGA from Megalobrama amblycephala isolate DHTTF-2021 linkage group LG7, ASM1881202v1, whole genome shotgun sequence harbors:
- the tacr3l gene encoding tachykinin receptor 3-like; the protein is MAVPQSGSNVTRNYTNQFVQPPWRVAIWSVAYSSVLAVAVFGNLIVIWIILAHKRMRTVTNYFLLNLAFSDASMAAFNTLINFIYATHGEWYFGEVYCKFHNFFPVTAVFASIYSMTAIAVDRYMAIIHPLKPRLSATATKVVILCIWALAVILAFPLCFYSTTRTMPRRTVCYVAWPRPAEDSFMYHIIVTVLVYMLPLVVMGITYTIVGVTLWGGEIPGDSSDNYVGQLRAKRKVVKMMIVVVVTFALCWLPYHIYFIVTGLNKRLNKWKSIQQVYLSVLWLAMSSTMYNPIIYCCLNGRFRAGFKRAFRWCPFIHVSSYDELELRPTRLHPRNQSSMCTLSRIDTSVHGDDPRRSNRKSTKSQCQVEVKDENTAATKLCLHREPMFASEQLS